The DNA segment CACATTACACGATGATACCTGTCGTTTGAAATCTCTTTTAACATCTTTCATCAATTAAATAAAGTTAGAGtcttattgtttaaaaaaatgggaTATTGTTCTTGAACAGGATATTACTTGATTTAAATCAATTGAATGGAATATTTCCAAAaaactcattttatatattgcaCTTAGCTATAGGAAATAATAATCGAGTATTagtaattgttaaaaaaatagttaaaatactTATTTCAACTGTCTTTTTCTTGGCAGTAAATCAAAGTAAATTTAGgtagttatttccctttgaatttGCATAATTAGTTGTTTATTGTCATTATCTTTGATCAACTTTATGGGTCAAATAGTTTGGAAAAATTCTCTTCAACATCACGAGGGTTTGTccattaaacaattatatattgtttGGCAAAACTGTTGTTCTATATGAATTTCAACATAACATGTGAAATTTTCAGTCGCTCTGAGCTTACTTCAATCTGCTACTAAAACCTCCGGGATTATTCCGTGTTCACTTTATACAATGGAGAATTTGGATGAACCATATTCATGGAATTTGTTTGGTGGTACATtgcactacagggagataactctgtaaaaatcagctgaacgtTTTAATGATAATAGTCTTTACAATGATAAGTTTCTCAATGATAAACATTGGTGCTAGTAAAACTATATATAcccaatgaatattttatgatgaagttttgacatttttatatttttttcaaagggtcAGGGttaacattttgtcaaaattttaggaaaattaaTCGAGCCAAActtgttgggtaccaccttaacattatcttgaaatttcaaaatttgtcaaaattagaGTGCTACTATCACCATAATTTATACACTGAAATGATCAAGAGCTACATGCAGTTGTTAGCTTCAAATAATTCAGCATATACAATCAGTACGTGTTATTCTTCATATTTGCTATGCCCTATTTATTGAATGTATGTAATTTCTTTGTCAAGACTAAATGCATTGGACCCcctttgaaaattcaaaacagtgatTTAACCTGCTCGCACCACAACCGATATATCCTTCTCATTTGGTGAGCAGGAGAATAAGACAAACGAAAAGATAAATATACTATTTTCATGAATTATAGCAATATACATGttaatttttcctttgatcttcgAGTATGTCAAATTATGTTGTAGTTGAAGTACATTAACTTGacgttttataaatttattgcaCCTTTCAATCTCGCCGTAAACCGTTTGTGTAAGAAAAAGCAACGCATAGGAAGCGGCGAGGGGCTAAGAATGGTGCATTCAATGCGATCTCAAAAGTTTGACATTAGACTGGGGTCTGTCACCTTggactaaaaaaaagaaataacaatgaCCATGCGATATTTTCACACATGTTTAAATAAGATGCAGGAGATAGTGTCATTTCCGCATTTACTCCAGGGGACTCTAACCATGCCCCGATCCAGAAAACTAACTTTTACACTTACTTAAcccaaattaaaacatattctatcatgaaccaaaacaatgcaattGCTTAAACTTTACCAACctcataatattcaaaatgcGTGTACACGAATTCCATATTTTATCTTTAGAGGTGGAAGAAAATATCCTACAAAAACATGTGTTACACCATTGGGTCACTAAGCATTTAGATAGATGAACTAAAGTTGTCATTATTTTTCCTGAaggaaaataaatgtaacaGATACTTAAATAGATATGAAACgaagttatttataaatgttctaATTCGGATCGTTTGTGGTCACATGTTTTTAAAGTAACTTGAAGTTTTGAGAATTAAATCCCTAAGGGGATGATCATAACACTTCAAAAGGAGGaagttgtatttttttcctaaaaaaattatattccaattgtattgggggggggggggggggggagaatTGTTACGGTCaagcaaatttatttttttaaatttcgaatCCATATTTTCCCCATACATGTACCTTATAGTGTTTATTCGTACAAAACACACAATCCCTCTTTTTAGGGTTAAATGGTTAATTCTTAAGTTTTATTAATTTGGAGATAGAAATCTTGtatgcatggtaaaagtttcAAGTTCTTCGTGGGTTTAAGTTATGAACAGTTATGCTGTGCAGTTATGGTATCATGCATGctcaacttttattttgtgttttttgccAGTCTAAATTCTAATGctagaaaaatgacaaaatgtatattttcaatttgtcaaaacgtaaaatatcaatcatattAAACACTCTGAAAATACCTTTTGaaattatatgtaaaattgttttgttttctcaaacttgtttgtttgttattaaagacaaagaagatgtgatatgattccCAATGGGAGTCAGTGAGGTGCACAGCTATGCTAGGGGGATTTTATtgtctgaataaaaaaaaacaataaaaaaaaacaccaaattttattctaaaaaatctattgagaaaaaagaagaaatggtTATCATCAGAAAATGCTGCTTCTGGTGCATGGTCAATAAACACTAAATCTAATGATTTaaattactacatgtattattaactcacttttatatttcatattttcagttgtttttcttgtgaattgtcaatattcccaatgtaaaatataaaaatcactGCACTGAGTTTGCCTATAATTGGTCCTTTTTTGGAAATACAATTTATCTTATTTCATCTGATCTTATCTAATCTTGCATATAGTCATTACCGGATTGAAGATATAAAATACTAGTATAGCGTTGATTTGATTTGGCTGTGTTTTAGTTTTTGTCTCTTTCCTCCTTTATCtaatatttttccaaattgaaCTTACAAAATAAAGAGGGGGATACGGAGGTGCCATTTCCCAAATtcttgtttctattaatttttcCTTCTTCTCATCCTTTTAACGATATATCCCACATTCCAACCTTTTTCCTCCATATCCTCATTTCAAAAACATCCCCCTACCTCCTAAATAAAGAACATAGACTTACCCTATCAGTCAATTTTTATGTCACTATTCCTTTGTTcaagtaaaacatttaaaacttccTTTGAAGGTCATTATTAGTAAAACTGATTGACACAGACAAATATAACTGTTTTTTCCTGTTCAAAATGGGAACAAGAAGTAAAGGTGTAACGTGTGTCATAGTCGCTCATGTAAACTACAACAAAACGACAAAACGAAATGTTCCATTGTTAACGATTTAGTGCTAAATATTTATTGATGGTTTAACAAACTCGATAGCAACCTTaatctttatttgaaaacactctaacattatttatgttaatattcaTACAGACAAGTAAAAAAAGGATAATAACTTACGTTTATAGagataatcaaataattttccTTTCAAACAGATGAAAACGTCACttgcaaaataataaatgtatcaattttaaagacTGTCGTCTGGTTAAAGACCTGTAATGTGTACCTGCTCTAAGGGCAAAAGAACACGTTATTTTGCCTTCGGCATAAAATGCATGTTCATATTATTTATAAGCTGTGATGGTATCAATACACACAACCTgcagtcattttacgatattgtCCATTTGATGGTTTTTTATTTACCTCAAAAGATTTAGCTGCTAGCCTTGTTGTTTTGTAAGCAAAATAatacttacaaaaaaaatgcgTAAAGTTGGACTACTTGCAACACTGACACGATGGAGAAATTCATAACgatattttcatttcttgtcGTATTTAATATGTTAATGATGATCATGTCGTACGTTTACATTCGTAAAAGTCAGGACAGATTGTTCTGTTCTGTGAGCGATTTCCTGTCGTCTGCGAAATTATTCCTTGATCATAATGGTGcaagaacatttaaaaatattttaccgaaTAACTGTGATGTAGAATCCACCAGTCTTGCTCTTCATATTCAAAAATTGGAAAAGGCATTCCATTCGACAGTCAATGAGTGCAGGCGTCGTCATATTTTTTCCCGCCAGATGGAATATGCAGAAGATTATCCTGTGCTTACATTATTCACAACATGGGAACCGTCACCAGGAAAGTCTTTCGTTCACAATTGTACACTTAGAAACTGGAGTTCTTTTATACCAAAGGTAAATTTAGTTCTATTcacaaataattcaaatttgaaaaaagaggCTTTACAATACGGCTGGTCTGTGCTACCGATTATTCACCACGTTGAAGGGGTACCGGTGTTAAAGCACATGTTTCAAACTGTCATCTCAACTTTCAATTCTACGTACTATGGCTTTAGTAAtagtgatattttatttattgacaaCCTCTTAGATTCTTTACATACTGTAAATCGTGAATACAGagacaaaaatgtgtttttaactGGCAGAAGAACTAATATTCCACATTTATCTTTAAAAGAAGTGGTTTCTTATGACAATATTCGAAAGGCAGCGTCAGAGAGAGGACAACTTTTCGTTGTAGCATCTGAAGACTATTTCATAACAACCTCCAGATTTCCTTGGAAAACGATTCCTGACTTTGTAATTGGTAGACCTGCCTATGATAATTGGCTAGTTGGTTTTGCGCGTTGTCATTTTTATACTGTTATTGACATTACTAGTACCGTTCTTGCCTGCCATCAGACAACAAAAGCTGGAAATAAGGAGGGATCAAAACACAAGACATTGACATCTTACAATCATGAGCTACTTGTCAGGCTTGGTCTGAGCACGAATTATGGTGCAGGTTTTGTTATCTGTcctgaaaagaaaacatattataatttatgtGGCGATATAGAGGTTATGGATAGACCTATCAATTCTTTCCCAAAATATTGTTCATGCAAGTCGTGGTGATGAAAGTGCTGTTTTTCTaggaaagataactctaatttatGTAATTGTATTGTAAAATGGAGTAAATTAAAGCTTCTGCTGAGTGACCGTGTGCAATAGTTACGTTTCTTTCTACTTCATTGACGAATTCAAAGGGTCGGAGAGGGTATTGGTTAAAACTTGTAAAGTtgagaatttcttttttataaacattaatagtttttgttaaatatataatttcctATCAATATTCTAAATTATGATATCACATGATATTTCTTGAATCGTTGAAGAAGATAATTTCTTTTGAACATCAGTTTTTGTTAGTTGTctaatttcttatttattatacatTACTAGTACACTGTTATTTCTTGAACCTTTGAAGTAGAGAATTTCGCTTAAACATCAGTTTTTCAACTGTCATATACAAGATGTATAGTTCTCTaatttacattgtatataagAAAGATATTTGCGGACTAAATTAGTTTACAGTACGCTACATGgttttataattgataatgaTGACACAGTATGACATATATATGTCATTTCTACACACACACCCACTCATTTATATGATAGTATGTGCATTCACGTATACAATTTTGAATTGTTCCAAGtggaattatctcccctttgaAACTAGGTTTTACCAATTGTTTTCTCGTGCAAATAGCCGAGTACCATGTCAAAAATGTGACCAGTCATTTATGTGTTCAAgtagtttatattatttttgtgaaatataaaattgttaatgaaaatggggaatgtgtcagagagacaacaacccgaccaaacgGTCACCAATTGGCcatggtcttcaatgtaacgagaaactcacgcatccggaggcgtgctcagttggcccctaaacaaaaatatatactagtgtagtgataatggacgccatactaaactccaaaatatacacaagaaactaaaattaaaaatcatacaagactaacaaaggccagaggctcctgacttgggacaggcgcaaaaatgcggcggggtgaaacatgtttttgagatctcaaaccCCACTCtttacctctaaccaatgtagaaaaaacaaacacacaacaataccAATAAAACTCAGTTCAAAAGACAGCTTTTTGTTAGTTCATTTGAAATTAACTTGAAAGTTCAATACATTAACGggtatatttataaacaattaatgAACCAATTTGCCTAGCACTTACACTGCTgccaacatatattttttattagaaagtAACGGCATTATCAGAAGAATAGATCTAGAGTGTATAGTACTTCAGAAGAAGGAGAGAATTGATAAATATACCGTCTTTATAGCAATTATACTTTTTAGAACCTTAGTTGTATTAGAAAGTTAAAAATCTAGTTCTAACGTACAACatgtactaaaatatataatggAAAAGAACAATTGTCCATTCTTAAAATAAGTTTCTCGTAGCTCTTTATCAAATGATTCTGGCAAAAGAACTCATCACACTATAACTCTGATGCGTCCGTAGCGCTTCTCTAGATTTTTCTTAAACGGGTAAAGGGAAcgcttaaaaaaatatgaaaaaacaagGATTTTGCATTATTGATTATTTGGGAAGATATATGACCAACAGGTGCCTAAAAGGAGAAGAAAATCTATCTTTGGTCAACACATATAATGTATCTACATCTCATTTTCCTCttcacattaaatattgataaaatcaGTCAAAATTTACAATTACAATGACCACTCTAAAAGAATTATGAGTGATAATCACATAAAACACACAGCTGTCTCACAGTTATGCACTTGTCTCAGAAGTTATTTTTTCTACCTACTTTAATATAACACTGCAGATAGTGTCtataaaataacacaaagaaaatattctataatataaaaaaaaaagatgtggtatgattgccaatgagacaactatccacaaaagacaaaaatgacacatacattaacaactatagatcaccgtacggccttcaaaaatgagcaaagcccataccgcatagtctgctataaaaggccccgataagacaatgtaaaacaattcaaacgagaaaactaacggccttatttatgtaaaaaattaacgaaaaacaaatatgtaacacataaacaaacgacaaccactgaattacaggcttctgacttgggacaagcacatacataaataatgtagcggggttaaacatattagcgggatcctaaccctccccctaacctgggacagtggtataacagtacaacataagaacgaataTAATCCTTAATGTTAATTTAGGCCTAAAATTCGAAGAACATGGGGTGAAAGATTTTcgtcattataaaacaatttagttTATATGCACTCTTACCAGGCATACTAActttaacattatataaatataagtattATCATCTATGTGTACGTATTAATTCAGAGAACAACTCTATGTCttgtaaataaacattttcaaactaaacatgctaaattaagtcagtttttaatattaatataatataacataaaactcgttatcatttctttaaaaaaaactgaataacTCTTTCGTTTCAATTCTGTTAGAAAACTTtcggcatattcgggatgatcaggtactgtcggaacgtaatcctatcacggcccgctctatcgcattgcaaacggctttgtctggtctcagtcgtattgtattctgaaattgtcgggactctgacgtgggtatcattgatttatttcgtattaataacgggacggtttcggaacggtttcggcaaaaaacggttcgcaatcgacaagatctggatgcaatctggactcaatcggcagaaaaacaattatgaaaaattactccagATCATAGCCGTTCCACaagacaccgtccagaatacacaagacattgttcggaattcgatccgatacagcagaatctgtcacgacatagccacgattgtaatccgactagacaaaatcggctgacttgtcccgaatgttacgggacgcacctaactgtcggggtgctttgccgaactattcggacgcTTCCCGACCCGTaagaatctgttacgaactaaaacgactgcgttcagtcaatgataggacattccagataattgaggatactaatccgacttttacacttttcgtgtcgtattgctgtctgatctcaaacgggagcaataatcggcaatgtgtgaaccccgcattactTGATGatatgtaaatagatataggaagatgtggtgtgagtgccaatgagacaactctccatccaaataacaatttaaaaattaaaccattataggttaaagtacggccttcaacacggagccttggctcacaccgaacaacaagctataaaggctagatcataaattcaaaacggaCCACAACAATGAGCACAACCCATACCACGTAGTCAGCTCAAAAGACCCCGACAAAGTCTAGAGCATAAATCTAAAACTGAGATATAATGATTAATACATCCATCCAATATCTC comes from the Mytilus trossulus isolate FHL-02 chromosome 3, PNRI_Mtr1.1.1.hap1, whole genome shotgun sequence genome and includes:
- the LOC134711205 gene encoding uncharacterized protein LOC134711205 is translated as MEKFITIFSFLVVFNMLMMIMSYVYIRKSQDRLFCSVSDFLSSAKLFLDHNGARTFKNILPNNCDVESTSLALHIQKLEKAFHSTVNECRRRHIFSRQMEYAEDYPVLTLFTTWEPSPGKSFVHNCTLRNWSSFIPKVNLVLFTNNSNLKKEALQYGWSVLPIIHHVEGVPVLKHMFQTVISTFNSTYYGFSNSDILFIDNLLDSLHTVNREYRDKNVFLTGRRTNIPHLSLKEVVSYDNIRKAASERGQLFVVASEDYFITTSRFPWKTIPDFVIGRPAYDNWLVGFARCHFYTVIDITSTVLACHQTTKAGNKEGSKHKTLTSYNHELLVRLGLSTNYGAGFVICPEKKTYYNLCGDIEVMDRPINSFPKYCSCKSW